The proteins below come from a single Treponema phagedenis genomic window:
- a CDS encoding leucine-rich repeat domain-containing protein: MITINGTEITELKYNGVEIEKAICNGVVVFEERKKNPGDISIKTSADSIKLRVTTKDGSPCELWNDGKKIAEMQSGTHQTVSIPNNAEEILIKGKDIQVLNCQHNQLTELDISGCTSLQELYCQYNQLTTLNASGCTRLQRLHCDRNQITSLNISGCTSLQHLYCYYNQLTTLNVSGLTSLEVLECYRNRLTTLNASGCTSLKRLVCFNNQLTSLAVSDLTSLQWLDCSNNKLSAEVFKKLFEDLPERKEKDGRVLLYKDGDSNYKDFTQPPELAAAFKAAKEKGWKFYKNNWSTEI; the protein is encoded by the coding sequence ATGATAACGATAAACGGAACGGAAATAACAGAACTAAAATATAATGGTGTAGAGATAGAAAAAGCTATCTGTAACGGCGTGGTGGTGTTTGAGGAAAGAAAGAAAAATCCGGGCGATATCAGTATAAAAACGTCTGCGGATAGCATTAAGCTGCGTGTTACAACAAAAGACGGCAGCCCGTGTGAACTGTGGAACGACGGCAAGAAAATTGCGGAGATGCAAAGCGGCACGCATCAAACAGTTAGTATCCCGAATAACGCAGAAGAGATACTTATCAAGGGTAAGGATATACAAGTGCTGAACTGCCAACACAATCAACTAACCGAATTAGATATAAGCGGATGTACGAGTTTGCAAGAGCTGTACTGCCAATACAATCAACTAACCACATTAAACGCAAGCGGTTGTACAAGATTGCAAAGGCTGCACTGCGACCGCAATCAAATCACCTCATTAAATATAAGCGGGTGTACAAGCCTGCAACATCTGTACTGCTACTACAATCAGCTAACCACATTAAACGTAAGCGGCTTAACGAGCTTGGAAGTGCTGGAATGCTACCGCAATCGACTGACCACATTAAACGCAAGCGGTTGTACAAGCTTGAAAAGGCTGGTCTGCTTCAATAATCAGCTGACCTCATTAGCCGTAAGCGACTTAACAAGTTTGCAATGGCTGGACTGCTCCAACAATAAACTAAGTGCCGAAGTTTTCAAAAAACTTTTTGAAGATTTGCCTGAACGCAAAGAGAAAGATGGAAGGGTATTGTTATATAAAGACGGCGATAGCAACTACAAGGATTTTACGCAGCCTCCCGAACTTGCAGCCGCCTTTAAAGCCGCGAAAGAGAAAGGTTGGAAGTTCTATAAAAATAACTGGAGTACAGAAATATAA
- a CDS encoding ATP-dependent DNA helicase, which produces MKLPVISISAFRGFISMKNSAKLFGKHFDPSDTEENSFDDFSDDGYRDADNFGELNDFSDEAYHDSVNDYDVESSEIFYDTESDEDSEPVIIPLDTAQIVEYLDETGSFASFFERYEVRHAQLDLTEEIANCFNNDSIGVFEAGTGVGKSLAYLIPAIKWALQNKERVVISTGTINLQQQLMEKDLPSAKKIIGKEAKDLKVLLLKGRHNYLCIRRLMQALQEPDLFNDDYDEIKKIQAWAATSADGSKAEMPFVPSDKVWAKVCAESDNCLGRRCPYYADSFVMKLKKEAAKASLLIVNHHLLFADLAARYEGYGYQTTAVLPPFKRLIFDEAHTMEDAAQSFFSKTFSQFELQRQINALYRHKKGKPIGVLPKLITIAHADEIVPEITKTLFELQTAYAVLDSEALPLCSSGAISFQQMLPYQRDALTQKLSAVRRNLEIVIQHFTALIDTVSDDEQSEDTVQDAKLILWRFRELKETAESFEQWKKLSEKVFWIEKIRSAQKETVRFHQTPLNLASLLHDAVFFPMRTVICLSATLKIGESFDYWLNRTGLNLPIDAPLITKTFPSPFPYKRNVLLNVPIDAPPPDDKEFQNWINKAIAEMIELSGGKTLVLFTSYESLKTACAHARAALKDTDLLILQQGEDDRSRLLNFFKENVSSSLFATTSFWAGIDVPGESLTHVILVKLPFSVPTDPVFKAKADAIDSAGGSSFMSLSVPEAVIQFRQGFGRLMRSQSDRGIVTLLDKRIIAKRYGQIFITSLPETRQCFDSFKNILYNIENFLF; this is translated from the coding sequence ATGAAATTACCTGTGATATCAATAAGCGCGTTCCGCGGGTTTATATCAATGAAAAACTCGGCTAAACTATTCGGCAAGCATTTTGACCCTTCAGACACGGAAGAAAACTCCTTTGACGATTTCAGCGATGATGGTTATCGCGATGCCGATAATTTCGGCGAGCTCAATGATTTCAGCGATGAGGCGTATCACGACTCTGTAAATGACTACGATGTTGAAAGTTCCGAAATCTTTTATGATACTGAAAGCGATGAGGATTCCGAGCCTGTAATTATTCCGCTTGATACCGCTCAAATTGTGGAGTACCTTGATGAGACCGGAAGTTTTGCCTCATTTTTTGAGCGTTATGAGGTGCGGCATGCGCAGCTTGACTTAACCGAAGAAATTGCAAACTGTTTTAATAACGATTCAATCGGAGTTTTTGAGGCGGGCACCGGCGTAGGCAAAAGTTTAGCCTATCTTATTCCGGCAATAAAATGGGCACTGCAAAACAAGGAACGGGTGGTAATTTCTACCGGCACCATTAACTTGCAGCAGCAACTCATGGAAAAGGATCTGCCTTCCGCAAAAAAAATTATCGGAAAAGAGGCAAAAGATTTAAAAGTACTGTTGCTGAAAGGAAGGCATAATTATCTTTGCATACGCCGCCTTATGCAGGCATTACAGGAGCCCGACCTTTTCAATGATGACTATGATGAGATAAAAAAGATTCAAGCATGGGCGGCAACATCGGCAGACGGGAGCAAGGCAGAAATGCCCTTTGTCCCGAGCGATAAGGTTTGGGCAAAGGTGTGCGCCGAATCGGATAACTGTCTTGGACGGCGTTGCCCGTATTATGCCGACAGCTTTGTGATGAAATTAAAAAAAGAAGCCGCCAAAGCCTCTCTTTTAATTGTCAACCACCATCTTTTATTTGCCGACCTCGCAGCTCGCTATGAAGGATACGGTTACCAAACAACCGCCGTTTTGCCGCCGTTCAAACGGCTCATCTTTGATGAAGCACACACTATGGAAGATGCGGCGCAAAGTTTTTTCTCTAAAACATTTTCTCAATTTGAATTACAGCGGCAGATAAACGCCCTTTATCGCCACAAAAAAGGAAAACCGATCGGAGTCTTACCGAAGCTGATTACCATTGCGCACGCAGATGAAATCGTTCCGGAAATTACAAAAACTCTTTTTGAATTGCAAACAGCCTATGCTGTTTTGGATTCGGAGGCACTTCCGCTCTGTTCGTCGGGGGCGATAAGTTTTCAGCAAATGCTGCCGTACCAAAGGGATGCGCTTACCCAAAAGCTGAGCGCAGTTCGACGCAATCTTGAAATAGTGATACAGCATTTTACCGCCCTGATTGACACAGTCAGTGATGATGAGCAATCTGAAGATACGGTACAGGATGCAAAGCTTATTTTATGGCGTTTTCGTGAACTAAAAGAAACGGCGGAAAGTTTTGAGCAGTGGAAAAAACTCTCTGAAAAAGTGTTTTGGATTGAGAAAATAAGAAGCGCACAAAAAGAGACGGTGCGCTTTCATCAAACGCCGCTTAACCTTGCATCGCTTTTACACGATGCGGTGTTTTTTCCAATGCGGACGGTTATCTGTTTATCGGCAACGCTTAAAATCGGAGAAAGTTTTGACTACTGGCTTAACAGAACCGGCTTAAATCTTCCGATTGACGCACCGCTGATAACCAAAACCTTTCCTTCTCCGTTTCCGTATAAGCGGAATGTGCTGTTAAATGTTCCGATTGATGCGCCGCCGCCCGATGACAAGGAATTTCAAAACTGGATTAACAAGGCAATTGCAGAAATGATTGAGCTTAGCGGCGGCAAAACCCTAGTGCTTTTTACTTCGTATGAATCGCTTAAAACCGCATGCGCTCATGCGCGGGCAGCCTTAAAAGATACCGACCTTTTAATTTTACAACAGGGAGAAGATGACCGCAGCCGCCTTCTGAACTTTTTCAAAGAGAATGTATCAAGCAGCCTTTTTGCCACTACATCTTTTTGGGCAGGCATTGATGTTCCCGGAGAATCTTTAACCCATGTTATTTTGGTAAAACTCCCATTCTCGGTTCCTACCGACCCAGTGTTTAAAGCAAAGGCTGATGCAATAGATTCGGCGGGCGGCAGCTCCTTTATGAGTCTCAGTGTACCCGAGGCGGTTATTCAATTCAGACAAGGATTCGGGCGGCTTATGCGCTCCCAATCAGACCGCGGCATTGTAACCCTTTTGGACAAGCGGATAATCGCTAAACGATACGGGCAAATTTTTATCACAAGCCTTCCCGAAACTCGTCAATGTTTTGATTCTTTTAAAAATATACTTTATAATATAGAGAACTTTTTATTTTAG
- a CDS encoding transposase codes for MRRYSQEFKQQALQLSDEIGTKEAAKNLGISYGTLTDWRKTKNRYKASDGAATAKAIVLDERERQLQREIKELKEANEILQGALAFFVKGWKK; via the coding sequence ATGCGACGTTATAGTCAAGAATTTAAACAGCAGGCATTACAACTGTCTGATGAAATCGGCACAAAAGAAGCGGCGAAGAATCTCGGTATTTCATACGGGACGCTGACCGATTGGCGAAAAACGAAAAATCGCTATAAAGCAAGCGACGGAGCTGCAACGGCAAAAGCTATCGTTTTGGATGAGCGAGAGAGACAGCTCCAACGCGAAATCAAAGAGCTCAAAGAAGCCAACGAAATCTTGCAAGGCGCACTCGCTTTTTTCGTGAAGGGCTGGAAGAAGTGA
- the alr gene encoding alanine racemase gives MRATKAIIHLDNLQYNIAEIKKRLKPGVKICLPVKADAYGHGAFRVAVAAIRAGVSSLAVASIQEGIDLRDAGIVAPIISLSLPILEEIHSIIEYNIHPLVIDSEFIHALNEEAARMKTVQAVHLKIDTGMNRIGCKPEDAITLAAEIVQLPNLKLEGVCTHFSVADSVSPENIAYTKKQLALFTQTLDALRAKGIDPGIVHAANSGAVLQYPEAQFDMVRPGIIVYGYPPSDCLADKIPLKPVMELVSQVVLIKCTPQGSDISYDRKWHADKDTFIATLPIGYADGLMRALSPGLKVRIGDTFYPIVGRICMDQCMVDLGSEPTVTRWDTAVIFGPSENSVKNNSAKELATIAGTIPYEITCDINKRVPRVYINEKLG, from the coding sequence ATGAGAGCGACAAAGGCTATTATTCATTTGGATAATTTACAATATAATATTGCAGAGATTAAAAAACGTTTAAAACCGGGGGTGAAAATTTGTTTGCCGGTGAAAGCTGATGCCTATGGGCACGGCGCTTTTCGTGTGGCGGTTGCGGCAATTCGTGCGGGCGTTTCAAGTTTGGCGGTGGCCTCTATTCAAGAAGGGATTGACCTGCGGGATGCGGGAATTGTGGCGCCGATTATTTCACTCAGTTTGCCTATTCTTGAAGAGATTCATTCTATAATAGAATACAATATTCATCCTTTAGTTATTGACAGCGAATTTATTCATGCCTTAAATGAAGAAGCGGCTCGAATGAAAACCGTGCAAGCGGTACATCTAAAGATAGATACCGGCATGAACAGAATCGGGTGCAAGCCGGAAGATGCAATTACGCTTGCGGCAGAAATTGTGCAGCTGCCAAACCTAAAGCTGGAAGGAGTTTGTACGCATTTTTCGGTTGCGGACTCTGTCAGCCCCGAAAATATCGCGTATACAAAAAAGCAGCTTGCCTTGTTTACGCAAACACTTGATGCGCTGCGGGCAAAAGGAATTGACCCGGGAATTGTGCATGCGGCAAATTCGGGGGCGGTGCTCCAATATCCTGAGGCGCAATTTGATATGGTGCGCCCCGGCATTATTGTGTACGGGTATCCTCCGTCTGATTGTCTTGCCGATAAAATACCGCTCAAACCGGTTATGGAATTAGTCAGTCAGGTGGTACTGATAAAATGCACTCCTCAAGGCAGCGATATTTCATATGACAGAAAATGGCATGCGGATAAGGACACCTTTATTGCAACCTTGCCTATCGGTTATGCGGACGGTTTGATGCGCGCTCTTTCTCCGGGACTTAAAGTGCGAATCGGCGATACTTTTTATCCAATTGTCGGCAGGATTTGTATGGATCAGTGCATGGTTGACCTCGGTTCGGAGCCGACCGTTACGCGCTGGGATACCGCCGTTATTTTCGGCCCATCGGAAAACAGCGTCAAAAACAACAGCGCAAAAGAGCTTGCAACAATAGCCGGCACTATTCCGTATGAAATTACCTGTGATATCAATAAGCGCGTTCCGCGGGTTTATATCAATGAAAAACTCGGCTAA
- a CDS encoding flavodoxin domain-containing protein has product MATIKKVKAVFFSATGKTKNIILQCAKNLADNLAVPLETDDFTLPKNHTAVRQFSAEDLVVFGTPTYAGRIPNKVLPFVQELFQGNGALTVALVTFGNRSFDNSLTELQSELTKNNFRVIGAGAFVCEHAFADIALTRPDKTDFDLLNNLCTAVLDKLKTQTDFPALAVRGNEKLEGYYKPLGLDGQPTNFLKAKPITDMTKCDRCGVCIKVCPMGSIAADDPANVFGICIKCQACLVYCHTGAKSFDDPAFLSHKAMLEKNYTAPAASEIFV; this is encoded by the coding sequence ATGGCAACAATCAAAAAGGTAAAAGCGGTTTTTTTCAGCGCAACGGGAAAAACAAAAAACATTATACTGCAGTGTGCAAAAAATCTTGCGGACAATCTTGCGGTTCCGCTCGAAACGGACGACTTTACCCTTCCCAAAAACCATACTGCGGTCAGGCAGTTTTCCGCTGAAGACCTTGTTGTCTTCGGCACTCCTACCTATGCGGGAAGAATCCCGAATAAAGTTTTGCCTTTTGTGCAAGAGCTTTTTCAGGGGAACGGAGCACTCACGGTTGCCTTGGTAACATTCGGCAACAGAAGTTTTGACAACTCGCTTACCGAGCTGCAAAGCGAATTGACAAAAAATAATTTCCGGGTAATCGGCGCCGGCGCCTTTGTCTGCGAACACGCTTTTGCAGACATTGCGTTAACCAGACCCGACAAAACCGATTTTGACCTTCTGAACAATTTATGCACCGCCGTTTTGGACAAACTGAAAACCCAAACGGATTTTCCCGCCCTTGCGGTACGAGGCAACGAAAAACTTGAAGGCTATTACAAACCGCTCGGTTTGGACGGGCAGCCTACCAATTTTTTAAAAGCAAAACCGATTACCGACATGACAAAATGCGACCGCTGCGGCGTATGCATTAAAGTATGCCCGATGGGCTCAATCGCGGCAGACGACCCCGCAAATGTATTCGGAATCTGCATCAAATGCCAAGCCTGTCTGGTTTACTGCCACACAGGTGCAAAATCCTTTGACGACCCCGCCTTTCTCTCCCACAAGGCAATGCTCGAAAAAAACTACACCGCCCCCGCCGCATCCGAAATCTTTGTATAA
- a CDS encoding cell envelope integrity protein TolA has product MTIQDFFSTVKTNPFEIVKASDMDVGFQSIVDNASFLVRLAVQAEHDFIIGGQVTPIKDSLSVRVSPFIAFNKKTQRLLCKGTETIVELKAAHATKNRRDVLFITEKGWVDFKKENRARWFVARGNAGQTGQENSGFAKVEPLNKRQAFKVALAVISGENNSGTAKYCDEECVKLGEISVKASQTKFGKEDIFAVSALAENEENVGWTNETMRTFSLAPMSKAAMRFFKIHKPDGTLKDGVVGKSNLALSGGDMLTGDDIVIGKKIAVKAGSINPATGAFEYTIPFVGTERLEFTIFESAKIKEVFDVVFNAFAYVWKTFIANDAAVYRYAQGYTDLGIADLNKVFFEALQKEIQERIAAIDKEAKERKEADAAIKTFAEEAIAQEAQERKEADEKETKERKEADAEIKTFAEEAIAQEAQERKEADEKEAKERKEADAEIKTFAEKAIAQEAKERKEADEIEATARIEGDKQIKELAEEAISLSVPEGSTLGIYDDEEHKTFLKLDGKSFEPAEYPRFYEYWKEHLAFLGEDNEKKPFLPLVETADYTRLGEVVSFIGTDYHHEFLLCDGGPFSPDVYAEFYEQYWKKHLSHLGKDSIGWPLRPKLEGSIAGSNVYIKALPHVEHEFITPVIKTGK; this is encoded by the coding sequence ATGACAATACAAGATTTTTTTTCAACTGTTAAAACAAATCCGTTTGAAATTGTAAAAGCAAGCGATATGGACGTAGGGTTCCAATCGATTGTCGATAATGCAAGCTTTCTTGTACGCTTAGCGGTACAGGCAGAACATGATTTTATCATAGGCGGACAGGTTACACCGATAAAAGATAGCTTAAGCGTACGGGTTTCCCCCTTTATTGCGTTTAACAAAAAAACACAACGGCTTTTGTGTAAGGGTACGGAAACGATTGTAGAACTTAAAGCCGCCCACGCAACGAAAAATAGAAGAGACGTACTTTTTATTACCGAAAAAGGTTGGGTTGATTTTAAAAAAGAAAACAGAGCCCGTTGGTTTGTTGCAAGAGGAAATGCGGGACAGACAGGGCAAGAAAACTCAGGGTTTGCAAAGGTAGAACCGCTTAATAAGCGGCAAGCGTTTAAGGTTGCACTTGCCGTTATAAGCGGAGAAAACAATTCAGGAACTGCAAAGTACTGCGATGAAGAATGTGTAAAACTAGGTGAAATATCGGTAAAAGCATCTCAGACAAAGTTCGGCAAAGAAGATATTTTTGCGGTAAGTGCCTTAGCTGAGAATGAAGAAAATGTAGGCTGGACAAATGAAACAATGAGAACCTTCTCACTTGCACCGATGAGCAAAGCGGCAATGCGCTTTTTTAAAATCCATAAACCGGACGGAACACTAAAAGATGGTGTTGTCGGAAAATCAAACCTTGCGCTTTCAGGCGGCGACATGTTAACCGGTGATGATATTGTGATTGGAAAAAAGATTGCAGTAAAAGCGGGCAGCATAAATCCCGCAACAGGAGCATTTGAGTATACTATTCCATTTGTCGGTACCGAGCGCCTAGAGTTTACTATTTTCGAGTCTGCAAAAATAAAAGAAGTTTTTGATGTTGTTTTTAATGCCTTTGCGTATGTGTGGAAAACATTTATCGCAAATGATGCCGCCGTGTATCGATATGCGCAAGGATATACCGATTTGGGGATTGCTGATTTAAATAAAGTTTTTTTTGAGGCTTTGCAAAAAGAAATACAGGAACGCATTGCCGCAATTGATAAGGAAGCGAAGGAGCGTAAAGAAGCCGATGCGGCAATTAAAACATTTGCAGAAGAAGCAATTGCACAGGAAGCACAAGAGCGCAAAGAAGCTGATGAGAAGGAAACAAAAGAGCGCAAAGAGGCGGATGCAGAAATTAAGACGTTTGCAGAAGAAGCAATTGCACAGGAAGCACAAGAGCGCAAAGAAGCTGATGAGAAGGAAGCAAAAGAGCGCAAAGAGGCGGATGCAGAAATTAAGACGTTTGCAGAAAAGGCAATCGCACAGGAAGCGAAGGAGCGTAAAGAAGCAGATGAAATAGAAGCTACAGCGCGCATTGAAGGCGATAAACAAATTAAAGAGTTGGCAGAAGAAGCTATCAGCTTATCGGTTCCGGAAGGTTCAACACTCGGTATATATGATGATGAGGAGCACAAAACATTTTTAAAGCTTGACGGTAAAAGTTTTGAGCCCGCCGAATATCCGCGCTTTTACGAATACTGGAAAGAACATTTAGCTTTTTTAGGTGAAGACAATGAAAAAAAGCCTTTTTTGCCGCTTGTTGAAACAGCAGACTATACCCGATTAGGCGAGGTTGTCAGCTTTATCGGAACGGATTACCACCATGAATTTTTGTTGTGCGATGGGGGACCTTTTAGCCCTGATGTATACGCCGAGTTTTACGAGCAGTACTGGAAAAAACATTTAAGCCACTTAGGCAAAGATAGTATCGGGTGGCCATTGCGCCCTAAACTGGAAGGCAGCATTGCAGGCAGCAATGTATACATTAAAGCCTTGCCGCATGTCGAACATGAGTTTATTACGCCTGTTATTAAAACAGGAAAATAA
- a CDS encoding baseplate J/gp47 family protein, with amino-acid sequence MDFDYKIKTFDEIYTEMQLKVFGKILTATDANSGSVLCSLLEATARLIAEAYLHCQIGYAKYLQDLVEGAFGVKRLLGTKAKGKVVFFTEKGKPAASHLYIAVGTEIACGDTVFVTTESGMIDKGTEQSNPIFAEAKEIGEKGNVPSESVDTILSGLHSSIAGVKNIRPFENGTSAETDPELRKRFVNYLRGLQRTNFYGVKEAALSTKAYHVNVVLCAPPKDIPTRDFDGNPITEHNVNCAVYVCDKEGECSGALLDEVRKTLRGDGTYNNPGYTPAGVHLAVAPIVADRRFQGEGNKLNLEIFSVLPDKEEAKERVRKKVIEFFQGFEVGQSLIITDLILAVRQFDWVTDVIIKDMNLPQGSANPSATESHKLLVVKEEDVLITIKQQG; translated from the coding sequence ATGGATTTTGATTATAAAATAAAAACCTTTGATGAGATTTACACCGAAATGCAGCTAAAGGTATTCGGTAAAATACTTACCGCAACGGACGCTAACTCAGGCAGTGTGCTTTGCTCTTTATTAGAGGCAACTGCACGGCTAATTGCTGAAGCGTATTTGCATTGCCAAATAGGGTATGCAAAATACTTACAAGATTTAGTGGAAGGGGCTTTTGGCGTAAAAAGGCTTTTAGGAACTAAGGCAAAGGGGAAGGTTGTTTTTTTTACCGAAAAAGGAAAACCTGCCGCCAGTCATCTTTATATAGCGGTAGGAACCGAAATTGCCTGCGGTGATACTGTTTTTGTTACCACAGAATCGGGAATGATAGATAAAGGGACGGAACAGTCAAATCCTATTTTTGCTGAAGCAAAAGAAATAGGAGAAAAAGGAAATGTGCCATCTGAAAGCGTTGACACTATTTTAAGCGGCTTACATTCAAGTATTGCGGGAGTAAAAAATATACGGCCGTTTGAAAACGGTACTTCCGCCGAAACCGATCCGGAGCTGCGAAAGCGATTTGTAAATTATTTACGAGGCTTACAACGGACAAACTTTTACGGGGTAAAAGAAGCGGCTCTTAGCACAAAAGCATATCACGTGAACGTGGTATTATGTGCGCCGCCAAAAGATATTCCCACCCGAGATTTTGACGGAAACCCCATAACAGAGCATAATGTAAATTGTGCGGTGTATGTTTGCGACAAAGAAGGAGAGTGTTCAGGGGCATTACTTGATGAGGTGCGCAAAACATTACGCGGAGACGGCACGTATAACAATCCCGGATATACACCTGCGGGTGTTCATCTTGCTGTCGCTCCCATTGTTGCAGACAGACGGTTTCAAGGGGAAGGCAATAAATTAAATCTTGAAATATTTTCTGTTCTTCCTGATAAAGAAGAGGCAAAGGAACGAGTACGAAAAAAGGTTATAGAGTTTTTTCAAGGCTTTGAGGTAGGTCAATCTCTTATTATCACTGATTTAATTCTTGCCGTCAGACAGTTTGATTGGGTTACCGATGTAATCATTAAAGATATGAACCTTCCGCAAGGCAGCGCAAACCCTTCCGCAACTGAGTCGCATAAACTCTTGGTTGTAAAAGAAGAAGATGTGCTTATCACAATAAAACAACAGGGGTAG
- a CDS encoding dihydroorotate dehydrogenase, with amino-acid sequence MMKVDLCGIELKNPVIAASGTFGFGREFEEYIDLSLLGGISTKGLTLEAREGNPGIRSFETPAGMMNSIGLQNPSVEVFMRHELPYMESLHTEIIANVGGSKIEDYVQSVTLLENTSIRIIELNISCPNVKEGGMAFGIKCETAYQVVSAVRKATRKKLMVKLSPNAENIRAMAASCVEAGADMLSLGNTFNALAIDIKKRKPVFNNITAGLSGPCIKPIALRMVREAAKEVDVPVIGLGGIMNWQDAIEFIMAGAAAVQVGTANFTDPTVMLKIIRGIEQFMHDEGIKDLSEIRGII; translated from the coding sequence ATGATGAAAGTTGATTTATGCGGCATAGAATTAAAAAACCCCGTTATCGCCGCCTCCGGCACCTTCGGCTTTGGCAGAGAGTTTGAAGAGTATATTGATTTAAGTCTTTTAGGCGGCATTTCCACTAAGGGACTTACCCTTGAAGCACGCGAAGGCAATCCGGGCATTCGCTCGTTTGAAACACCCGCCGGAATGATGAACAGTATCGGTTTGCAAAACCCTTCGGTTGAAGTGTTTATGCGCCACGAGCTGCCCTATATGGAAAGCTTGCACACGGAAATTATCGCCAATGTCGGCGGAAGCAAAATTGAAGACTATGTGCAAAGCGTCACCCTTTTGGAGAACACCTCCATTCGCATTATTGAGCTAAATATTTCCTGCCCGAATGTAAAAGAAGGAGGCATGGCATTCGGCATCAAATGCGAAACCGCATACCAAGTAGTATCGGCGGTGCGGAAGGCAACCCGCAAAAAACTGATGGTAAAACTTTCCCCCAATGCGGAAAACATACGGGCAATGGCGGCAAGCTGCGTGGAAGCGGGTGCGGATATGCTTTCGTTGGGGAACACCTTTAACGCATTAGCAATCGACATAAAAAAGCGCAAGCCGGTATTCAATAATATCACAGCGGGACTTTCAGGCCCCTGCATTAAACCCATTGCCCTGCGCATGGTGCGGGAGGCGGCAAAGGAAGTTGATGTTCCGGTTATCGGCCTTGGCGGCATTATGAATTGGCAAGACGCGATAGAATTTATTATGGCGGGAGCCGCCGCCGTCCAAGTAGGTACGGCAAACTTTACGGATCCGACCGTAATGCTAAAAATCATTCGGGGAATCGAGCAATTTATGCACGATGAGGGAATTAAGGATTTATCCGAAATTCGCGGAATCATATAA
- the pyrE gene encoding orotate phosphoribosyltransferase: MTDTYMEENLQILQDCEAVLQGHFLLSSGRHSDGYAQCAKLLMYPDKAAQVLSGVVRKLKELKIDKVIGPAMGGIIVAYEIGRQLGVPAMFTERENDVMTLRRGFTVEKGDRILITEDVITTGKSSLETIEALKDFGVEIVGLAAIVDRRNGADFPYPVYAALEFNVTSYTPEECPLCKKGLPLVKPGSRKKF, encoded by the coding sequence ATGACGGACACTTATATGGAAGAGAATTTACAAATTTTGCAGGACTGCGAGGCGGTACTTCAGGGACACTTTTTATTATCATCGGGTAGACACAGCGACGGCTATGCACAATGTGCCAAACTCTTAATGTACCCAGACAAGGCGGCTCAGGTTTTAAGCGGCGTGGTGCGAAAACTAAAAGAACTCAAAATTGACAAGGTTATCGGCCCCGCAATGGGCGGCATTATTGTGGCATACGAAATCGGAAGACAGTTGGGCGTGCCCGCCATGTTTACCGAACGCGAAAACGATGTAATGACGCTGCGCCGAGGTTTCACAGTTGAAAAAGGCGATCGCATTCTTATCACCGAAGATGTCATTACCACCGGCAAATCAAGCTTGGAAACTATCGAAGCCCTGAAAGACTTCGGCGTGGAAATAGTAGGCCTTGCCGCCATAGTAGACCGCCGCAACGGCGCCGACTTCCCCTATCCGGTGTATGCCGCATTGGAATTTAACGTTACCTCCTACACACCGGAGGAATGCCCGCTCTGCAAAAAAGGACTGCCGCTGGTAAAACCGGGCAGCAGAAAAAAGTTTTAA